A section of the Terriglobia bacterium genome encodes:
- a CDS encoding thiazole synthase, with translation MDSFVIAGRTFRSRLIVGTGKYKSGQETARAIEASGAEMVTVAVRRVNLDRSKESLLDFIDSKKYFLLPNTAGCYTADDAIRTARLGREVGLSDWVKVEVIGDQATLYPDVQATIEATRVLVKEGFTVLPYTSDDIVVAKRLVDAGAAAIMPLGAPIGSGMGIQNQANIRILREMLSLPLIVDAGVGTASDATIALELGADGVLMNTGIAAAQDPVLMAEAMKHAVIAGRAAYLAGRMPKKLYATASSPLEGVVR, from the coding sequence ATGGACTCCTTCGTCATTGCAGGCCGCACGTTCCGTTCGCGCCTCATCGTTGGCACGGGGAAATACAAATCGGGCCAGGAAACCGCGCGCGCCATCGAGGCCAGCGGCGCCGAAATGGTTACCGTCGCCGTCCGCCGCGTCAATCTCGACCGCAGCAAGGAATCGCTGCTCGACTTCATTGATTCCAAGAAATATTTTCTGCTGCCCAACACCGCCGGTTGCTACACCGCCGACGATGCCATCCGCACCGCGCGTCTCGGCCGCGAGGTCGGCCTCTCCGACTGGGTCAAGGTGGAAGTCATCGGCGACCAGGCCACCCTCTATCCCGACGTGCAGGCAACCATCGAAGCGACCCGCGTGCTGGTCAAGGAAGGCTTTACTGTTTTGCCGTATACATCTGACGATATTGTGGTTGCCAAGCGTCTTGTCGACGCCGGCGCGGCCGCCATCATGCCCCTGGGCGCGCCCATCGGCAGCGGCATGGGCATCCAGAACCAGGCCAACATTCGCATCCTGCGCGAAATGCTGAGCCTTCCGCTGATCGTGGACGCCGGCGTGGGCACCGCCTCCGACGCTACCATCGCGCTCGAACTCGGCGCTGACGGCGTGCTCATGAATACTGGCATCGCCGCCGCCCAGGACCCGGTGCTCATGGCCGAAGCCATGAAGCACGCAGTGATCGCCGGTCGCGCCGCTTACCTTGCTGGTCGCATGCCCAAGAAGCTCTACGCCACTGCCAGCTCCCCGCTGGAAGGCGTGGTGCGCTAA
- a CDS encoding putative Ig domain-containing protein produces MRLASVFLYILCVLCVGTPAVAQSRPRPEILPDGSLRQVYYYQLQPPAKGTPPWRWRRVRGELPRGIALARNGILAGAPTTPGEYHFSLEATDSAPRPIVRTRNYILTVPSPITIVWTQAPQLTAEGAIAGEVQVTNGTGRAVDLTVIVVAVNTINKAFALGYQRISLGPGSQRVPFGSTLPHDTYVVHADAIAEIAATGEIYRARLQTGSLTVP; encoded by the coding sequence ATGCGCCTGGCCTCGGTATTTCTCTACATCCTGTGCGTCCTCTGCGTCGGAACCCCGGCAGTCGCCCAGTCGCGCCCACGTCCCGAAATCCTCCCCGACGGCTCTCTCCGCCAGGTCTACTACTACCAACTCCAACCTCCCGCCAAAGGCACGCCGCCCTGGCGATGGCGACGGGTTCGCGGCGAGCTTCCACGGGGCATTGCGCTCGCGCGCAACGGCATCCTTGCCGGCGCGCCGACGACGCCGGGCGAGTATCACTTCTCGCTTGAAGCCACGGATTCAGCTCCCAGGCCCATTGTTCGGACCCGCAATTACATCCTCACCGTCCCCTCGCCCATCACCATTGTCTGGACACAAGCGCCGCAGCTTACCGCCGAAGGCGCCATTGCCGGCGAGGTCCAGGTCACCAACGGCACTGGACGCGCAGTCGATCTCACCGTGATCGTGGTGGCGGTCAACACCATCAACAAGGCCTTCGCACTCGGATACCAGCGCATCTCGCTCGGCCCCGGCTCGCAACGCGTCCCCTTCGGCTCGACGCTTCCGCACGACACTTACGTCGTCCACGCAGATGCCATCGCCGAAATCGCCGCAACCGGCGAAATCTACCGCGCCCGCTTGCAAACCGGTTCGCTCACAGTTCCGTAA